In Micromonospora sp. WMMD980, the following are encoded in one genomic region:
- the atpD gene encoding F0F1 ATP synthase subunit beta encodes MTVSAVETKTATGRVVRVIGPVVDAEFPRDAMPDLFNALHVDVTLSGGEKTLTLEVAQHLGDNLVRAISMQPTDGLVRGADVRDTGAPISVPVGDAVKGHVFNAIGECLNLAEGETIQADDRWGIHRKAPAFADLEPKTEMLETGIKVIDLLAPYVKGGKIGLFGGAGVGKTVLIQEMITRVARNFGGTSVFAGVGERTREGNDLIAEMTESGVIDKTALVYGQMDEPPGTRLRVALSALTMAEYFRDVKKQEVLLFIDNIFRFTQAGSEVSTLLGRMPSAVGYQPTLADEMGELQERITSVRGQAITSMQAIYVPADDYTDPAPATTFAHLDATTNLERSISDKGIYPAVDPLASSSRILAPEFVGEDHFAVATEVKRILQRYKDLQDIIAILGIEELSEEDKLTVGRARRIERFLSQNTYAAEQFTGVPGSTVPISETIDAFRRISEGEFDHFPEQAFFMCGGLEDLKAKAEELMGEEG; translated from the coding sequence ATGACTGTATCCGCAGTTGAGACCAAGACGGCCACGGGTCGCGTGGTCCGGGTCATCGGCCCGGTCGTCGACGCCGAGTTTCCGCGCGACGCCATGCCGGACCTGTTCAACGCCCTGCACGTCGACGTGACGCTCTCCGGTGGTGAGAAGACGCTGACCCTGGAGGTCGCCCAGCACCTGGGTGACAACCTGGTCCGCGCCATCTCGATGCAGCCGACCGACGGCCTGGTCCGGGGCGCCGACGTCCGCGACACCGGTGCGCCGATCAGCGTGCCGGTGGGCGACGCGGTCAAGGGCCACGTGTTCAACGCGATCGGGGAGTGCCTCAACCTCGCCGAGGGCGAGACCATCCAGGCCGACGACCGGTGGGGCATCCACCGCAAGGCCCCGGCCTTCGCCGACCTGGAGCCGAAGACCGAGATGCTGGAGACCGGCATCAAGGTGATCGACCTGCTCGCCCCGTACGTCAAGGGCGGCAAGATCGGCCTGTTCGGCGGCGCGGGCGTGGGCAAGACGGTGCTCATCCAGGAGATGATCACCCGGGTGGCCCGGAACTTCGGTGGTACCTCGGTCTTCGCCGGCGTGGGTGAGCGCACCCGCGAGGGCAACGACCTCATCGCCGAGATGACCGAGTCCGGCGTCATCGACAAGACCGCGCTGGTCTACGGCCAGATGGACGAGCCGCCGGGCACCCGCCTGCGGGTCGCGCTCTCCGCGCTCACCATGGCGGAATACTTCCGCGACGTGAAGAAGCAGGAGGTGCTGCTCTTCATCGACAACATCTTCCGCTTCACCCAGGCCGGCTCCGAGGTCTCCACGCTGCTCGGCCGCATGCCGAGCGCCGTGGGTTACCAGCCGACCCTGGCCGACGAGATGGGCGAGCTCCAGGAGCGGATCACCTCCGTCCGGGGCCAGGCCATCACCTCGATGCAGGCGATCTACGTGCCCGCCGACGACTACACCGACCCGGCGCCGGCCACCACGTTCGCCCACCTCGACGCGACCACCAACCTGGAGCGGTCGATCTCCGACAAGGGCATCTACCCGGCCGTGGACCCGCTGGCGTCCTCGTCCCGGATCCTCGCCCCGGAGTTCGTCGGCGAGGACCACTTCGCCGTCGCCACCGAGGTGAAGCGGATCCTGCAGCGCTACAAGGACCTGCAGGACATCATCGCCATCCTGGGCATCGAGGAGCTCTCCGAGGAGGACAAGCTCACCGTCGGCCGCGCCCGCCGGATCGAGCGGTTCCTCTCGCAGAACACCTACGCCGCGGAGCAGTTCACCGGCGTCCCCGGCTCGACGGTCCCGATCTCGGAGACCATCGACGCCTTCCGCCGGATCAGCGAGGGGGAGTTCGACCACTTCCCGGAGCAGGCGTTCTTCATGTGCGGCGGCCTGGAGGACCTCAAGGCCAAGGCCGAGGAGCTGATGGGCGAGGAGGGCTGA
- a CDS encoding LCP family protein, translating into MLVGKGGTDRGKRSMWRGVPRWARVCTILGIVMVVLSGSVLVGYHTLVARYEGAVGKGDLFGDQAAGATEKKSDIKGPLNILLVGIDPRNPRTRPLSDSIMILHVPAGMDRAYLFSLPRDLRVEIPAFPKADYRGGTDRINAAMSHGSNVPGKDPSAAQGFELLARTVQGVTGIKRFDAGAIINFSGFKKIVDAMGGVDMYIERDVKSEHLKPDGTARQLRPGGGGYLGPQARYEKGNAHLNGWQALDYVRQRYPKNGVPDADYGRQRHQQQFVKAMVSQAFSADVVTNPVKLDRVLRAAGQSLIFNGRGNSVVDFGLALKDIRPDAIETIKLPGAPIGQGSAYRGEELLAPSDDFFAALRSDQLDGFLLEHPDFKQKTQ; encoded by the coding sequence ATGCTCGTGGGTAAGGGCGGCACGGATCGCGGCAAGCGGTCCATGTGGCGTGGCGTGCCCCGGTGGGCCCGGGTCTGCACCATCCTCGGCATCGTCATGGTGGTGCTCAGCGGCTCGGTGCTGGTGGGCTACCACACGCTCGTCGCGCGCTACGAGGGAGCGGTCGGCAAGGGCGACCTCTTCGGCGACCAGGCCGCCGGCGCCACCGAGAAGAAGAGCGACATCAAGGGACCGCTCAACATCCTGCTGGTCGGCATCGACCCCCGCAACCCGAGGACCCGGCCGCTCTCCGACTCGATCATGATTCTGCACGTGCCGGCCGGCATGGACCGCGCCTATCTCTTCTCGCTCCCGCGTGACCTGCGGGTCGAGATCCCGGCCTTTCCCAAGGCCGACTACCGCGGCGGGACCGACCGGATCAACGCCGCCATGTCGCACGGCAGCAACGTGCCGGGCAAGGACCCGAGCGCCGCCCAGGGCTTCGAGCTGCTCGCCAGGACGGTCCAGGGGGTCACCGGCATCAAGCGTTTCGACGCCGGCGCGATCATCAACTTCAGCGGGTTCAAGAAGATCGTCGACGCCATGGGCGGCGTCGACATGTACATCGAGCGCGATGTGAAGTCCGAACACCTCAAGCCGGACGGCACGGCGCGCCAGCTCCGGCCCGGGGGCGGGGGCTACCTCGGCCCACAGGCCCGCTACGAGAAGGGCAACGCCCACCTCAACGGCTGGCAGGCGCTGGACTATGTCCGGCAGCGCTACCCGAAGAACGGCGTGCCGGACGCGGACTACGGCCGGCAGCGGCACCAGCAGCAGTTCGTCAAGGCGATGGTGAGTCAGGCGTTCAGCGCGGACGTGGTGACCAACCCGGTCAAGCTGGACCGGGTGCTGCGCGCGGCCGGGCAGTCGCTGATCTTCAACGGCCGGGGCAACAGCGTTGTCGACTTCGGGCTCGCGCTGAAGGACATCCGTCCCGACGCGATCGAGACGATCAAGTTGCCGGGCGCGCCGATCGGTCAGGGCAGCGCCTACCGGGGCGAGGAACTGCTCGCCCCGTCCGACGACTTCTTCGCCGCGCTGCGCTCCGACCAGTTGGACGGCTTCCTGCTGGAGCACCCCGACTTCAAGCAGAAGACCCAGTAG
- a CDS encoding F0F1 ATP synthase subunit epsilon, producing the protein MAQQLHVELVAVEEKVWTGEAEMVVARTTEGELGVLPGHAPLLGQLAEPSQVRIKQAGGQQVAYDVAGGFLSVTGEGVTVLAESATPATPAR; encoded by the coding sequence GTGGCACAGCAGCTTCACGTCGAGCTCGTAGCCGTCGAGGAGAAGGTCTGGACCGGTGAGGCCGAGATGGTCGTCGCCCGGACGACCGAGGGTGAGCTCGGTGTGCTGCCGGGGCACGCGCCGTTGCTCGGCCAGCTCGCGGAGCCCAGCCAGGTCCGCATCAAGCAGGCCGGCGGGCAGCAGGTCGCCTACGACGTCGCCGGCGGCTTCCTGTCGGTGACCGGCGAGGGCGTGACCGTCCTGGCCGAGAGCGCCACCCCGGCCACTCCGGCCCGCTGA
- a CDS encoding DUF2550 domain-containing protein gives MEIVEGIGIGVAVVLVALLILFIRRALFTRSGGIIRLSVRVTTMLDGRGWSPGFGRFAGDQLRWYRMFSFALRPKRVLSRKGLAVERRRLPEGQERLSMPADWVILRCTSDHAPVEIAMARSTVTGFLSWLEAAPPGAVSPRMASQDWPAA, from the coding sequence ATGGAGATCGTGGAAGGGATCGGAATCGGCGTCGCGGTCGTCCTCGTCGCGCTCCTGATCCTCTTCATCCGGCGGGCCCTGTTCACCCGTAGCGGGGGCATCATCCGGCTGAGCGTTCGGGTGACCACCATGCTCGACGGGCGCGGCTGGTCGCCCGGCTTCGGTCGCTTCGCCGGCGACCAGCTCCGCTGGTACCGCATGTTCAGCTTCGCGTTGCGCCCCAAGCGGGTCCTCTCCCGCAAGGGGCTGGCCGTGGAGCGTCGGCGGCTGCCCGAGGGGCAGGAGCGCCTGTCCATGCCGGCCGACTGGGTGATCCTGCGCTGCACCAGCGACCATGCTCCGGTCGAGATCGCCATGGCGCGGTCCACGGTGACCGGCTTCCTCTCCTGGCTCGAGGCCGCCCCTCCGGGGGCGGTCTCGCCGCGTATGGCCTCCCAGGACTGGCCCGCCGCCTGA
- a CDS encoding methyltransferase domain-containing protein, whose protein sequence is MISDAPAFLGQFARHPFATDAVLPSGTVLARDITAAVPRTGHPLVVELGPGTGAFTRAVQRRLAGRGHHLAVELNPTFAAALARRHPAVDVVRADAATLDRVLADRHLPPADVVVSGLPWAAFGGGRQIAVLDAVLRSLRPGGAFTTFAYRHASTTRPARRFRRLLNGSFEEVTIGRTVWANLPPALVYHCRRPWSTTVAGR, encoded by the coding sequence GTGATCAGCGACGCTCCCGCCTTCCTCGGCCAGTTCGCCCGCCACCCGTTCGCCACCGACGCGGTGCTGCCCAGCGGAACGGTCCTCGCCCGAGACATCACCGCCGCCGTGCCCCGCACCGGGCATCCGCTGGTGGTGGAACTCGGCCCCGGCACCGGCGCGTTCACCCGGGCCGTCCAGCGGCGGCTGGCCGGACGCGGGCACCACCTGGCGGTCGAACTCAACCCGACCTTCGCCGCCGCCCTGGCCCGCCGGCACCCGGCCGTGGACGTGGTACGCGCCGACGCCGCGACCCTCGACCGGGTGCTCGCCGACCGGCACCTGCCGCCCGCCGACGTCGTGGTGAGCGGACTGCCCTGGGCGGCGTTCGGCGGCGGGCGGCAGATCGCCGTCCTCGACGCGGTGCTGCGGTCGCTCCGGCCGGGCGGGGCGTTCACCACATTCGCGTACCGGCACGCGTCGACGACCCGGCCCGCCCGCCGCTTCCGGCGACTGCTGAACGGGTCGTTCGAGGAGGTGACGATCGGGCGGACGGTCTGGGCCAACCTGCCGCCGGCCCTGGTCTACCACTGCCGCCGGCCCTGGTCTACCACTGTCGCCGGCCGGTGA
- a CDS encoding histidine kinase has protein sequence MGSGRWIRWPELLLGFGTAALGLIGTRIVIPGIPRETWAGVFAVLAGLALVGVRRWPWPVLLFTSAVLIVADAVTVTGADTAQFAAAVALGYVAYRSGWVGTAVGYVLLLTATLLNVIDPGNTEVLRGGVGVLRAVMLAGVAAAPVAFGRYLGGVRQAAAAAEERAREAEERRAAEARMVRLTERTAIARDLHDIVAHHVAAIALRAGAARYAVQHTGRPEEAVLALGELRDTAGQVLDELRDLLEVLRDPDAVDPAESQVEPEQVIRDAARRVREAGLAVQVRMPGALHRVPLVVGTTAARVVQEALTNSLKHAGPGTIVSVDVEVAGGALLVEVLDSGPARPRTRLPASGHGLRGMRERVGLLGGTLVAGATDGGGWRVRVRLPIRENE, from the coding sequence GTGGGCAGCGGGCGGTGGATTCGGTGGCCCGAGCTGCTGCTCGGGTTCGGCACGGCCGCCCTGGGGTTGATCGGCACCCGCATCGTCATCCCCGGCATTCCCCGCGAGACGTGGGCCGGGGTCTTCGCGGTGCTCGCCGGCCTCGCGCTGGTGGGTGTGCGGCGGTGGCCGTGGCCAGTGCTGCTGTTCACGTCGGCGGTGCTGATCGTTGCCGACGCGGTGACGGTGACCGGCGCGGACACCGCCCAGTTCGCCGCCGCGGTCGCGTTGGGCTACGTCGCGTACCGGTCGGGCTGGGTCGGCACCGCCGTCGGGTACGTGTTGCTTCTGACGGCGACGCTGCTCAACGTGATCGACCCGGGCAACACGGAGGTCCTGCGCGGTGGTGTCGGGGTGCTGCGGGCGGTGATGCTCGCCGGGGTCGCCGCCGCGCCGGTGGCCTTCGGCCGCTACCTCGGCGGGGTACGTCAGGCCGCGGCCGCGGCCGAGGAGCGGGCCCGGGAGGCGGAGGAGCGACGCGCGGCCGAGGCGCGGATGGTGCGGCTGACCGAGCGGACCGCCATCGCCCGGGACCTGCACGACATCGTCGCCCACCACGTCGCGGCGATCGCCCTGCGCGCCGGCGCGGCCCGGTACGCGGTGCAGCACACCGGGCGCCCCGAGGAGGCGGTGCTGGCGCTCGGGGAGCTGCGGGACACCGCCGGGCAGGTGCTGGACGAGCTGCGCGACCTGTTGGAGGTGCTCCGCGACCCGGACGCGGTGGACCCGGCGGAGTCGCAGGTCGAGCCGGAGCAGGTGATCCGGGACGCGGCCCGCCGGGTCCGGGAGGCCGGGCTGGCGGTGCAGGTGCGCATGCCGGGGGCGCTGCACCGGGTGCCGTTGGTGGTCGGGACCACGGCGGCCCGGGTGGTCCAGGAGGCGTTGACCAACAGCCTGAAGCACGCCGGGCCGGGCACGATCGTCTCGGTCGACGTCGAGGTGGCCGGCGGCGCCCTGCTGGTCGAGGTGCTGGACAGCGGCCCGGCCCGCCCGCGTACCCGGTTGCCCGCCTCCGGACACGGTCTGCGGGGGATGCGGGAGCGGGTCGGCCTGCTGGGTGGCACGCTCGTCGCGGGCGCCACCGACGGAGGCGGCTGGCGGGTGCGGGTTCGGCTGCCGATCAGGGAGAACGAATGA
- a CDS encoding response regulator transcription factor encodes MIRVLVVDDQALVRAGVALVLRTAGGFEVVGEAGDGHEAVRLAERLRPDVILMDLRMPRLDGIEATRRILRQQPAARVLVLTTFADDVNVYGALGAGAQGYLVKDGAPEELVDAVRRAARGEPLLAPSVLARVLRRALTAHDRDRATDPAAAGLGQLSPREREVLALVGAGLSNAEIGARLHLGVTTVKTHVSAAMEKLELRNRVQAAVVAHRLGLVDDGFNPVPGPGGP; translated from the coding sequence ATGATCAGGGTGCTGGTGGTCGACGACCAGGCGCTCGTCCGGGCCGGGGTGGCCCTGGTGCTGCGGACGGCGGGTGGGTTCGAGGTGGTGGGCGAGGCGGGCGACGGCCACGAGGCGGTCCGGCTCGCCGAGCGGCTGCGGCCGGACGTGATCCTGATGGACCTGCGGATGCCCCGGCTGGACGGCATCGAGGCGACCCGGCGGATCCTGCGGCAGCAACCGGCGGCCCGGGTGCTGGTGCTGACCACGTTCGCCGACGACGTCAACGTCTACGGCGCGCTGGGCGCCGGCGCCCAGGGCTACCTGGTGAAGGATGGCGCTCCCGAGGAGTTGGTGGACGCCGTGCGGCGGGCGGCCCGGGGTGAGCCGCTGCTCGCGCCGTCGGTGCTGGCGCGCGTGCTGCGCCGGGCGCTGACCGCCCACGACCGGGACCGGGCCACCGACCCGGCCGCCGCCGGGCTCGGTCAGCTCAGCCCGCGCGAGCGGGAGGTGCTGGCGCTGGTCGGCGCGGGCCTGTCGAACGCCGAGATCGGGGCCCGGCTGCACCTCGGGGTGACCACCGTCAAGACGCACGTCTCGGCCGCCATGGAGAAGCTGGAACTGCGCAACCGGGTCCAGGCCGCGGTGGTGGCGCACCGGCTCGGCCTGGTCGACGACGGGTTCAACCCGGTGCCGGGTCCGGGGGGACCCTAG
- a CDS encoding DedA family protein — protein MTFLDSVVDRLDALPPNLVLLVAAVLAGEVGLLVGVVLPAATTMLTVGLLARAGHVDLGVALAVTTAAAFVGDQFGYLEGRLLGPRLRRGALGRWVGERRWQWAEDLVAARGGTAVLLGRWTAFARTLVPRVAGAAGLPYRRFVLADGAAVAVWVPGTVLVGWAAGGLPSGLPAAAGVAVVAAVALAAGFRRLRVRRRRAARRACAGPVPARLRPVRRPAGARRPGEGRTAPVRRGAADRC, from the coding sequence ATGACCTTCCTGGACTCCGTGGTGGACCGGCTCGACGCGCTGCCGCCGAACCTCGTGCTGCTGGTCGCGGCGGTGCTGGCCGGCGAGGTGGGGCTGCTGGTCGGCGTGGTGCTGCCGGCGGCGACCACCATGCTGACGGTCGGGTTGCTGGCCCGCGCCGGCCACGTCGACCTGGGAGTCGCACTGGCGGTGACGACCGCAGCCGCGTTCGTCGGCGACCAGTTCGGCTACCTGGAGGGGCGGCTGCTGGGTCCCCGGCTCCGCCGGGGGGCGTTGGGCCGGTGGGTGGGGGAGCGGCGCTGGCAGTGGGCCGAGGACCTGGTCGCCGCCCGCGGCGGGACCGCGGTGCTGCTCGGCCGCTGGACCGCGTTCGCCCGCACGCTGGTGCCCCGGGTGGCCGGCGCGGCCGGGCTGCCGTACCGCCGGTTCGTGCTCGCCGACGGCGCGGCGGTGGCGGTCTGGGTGCCCGGCACGGTGCTGGTCGGCTGGGCCGCCGGCGGCCTGCCGTCCGGGCTGCCGGCCGCCGCCGGGGTGGCGGTGGTGGCGGCGGTCGCCCTCGCGGCCGGGTTCCGGCGCCTCCGGGTACGCCGACGGCGCGCCGCCCGCCGGGCCTGCGCGGGTCCGGTCCCGGCCCGCCTCCGGCCGGTCCGTCGCCCGGCCGGTGCGCGACGCCCGGGCGAGGGCCGGACCGCCCCCGTCCGGCGCGGCGCGGCCGACCGGTGCTGA
- a CDS encoding VOC family protein, producing the protein MTVGGLHHVEVWVPDLAAARRAWGWLLGELGWTPYQDWPAGVSWRHGPTYLVLEESPALTGRAHDRCAPGLNHLAFHAGPPAAVDRLTAAAPAHGWALLFGDRHPHAGGPDSYAAYLTDNQGYEVELVAETG; encoded by the coding sequence CTGACCGTCGGCGGCCTGCACCACGTGGAGGTGTGGGTACCCGACCTGGCGGCGGCCAGACGTGCCTGGGGCTGGCTTCTCGGCGAGTTGGGCTGGACGCCGTACCAGGACTGGCCGGCCGGCGTCTCCTGGCGGCACGGGCCCACCTACCTGGTGCTGGAGGAGTCGCCGGCGCTCACCGGCCGGGCCCACGACCGGTGCGCGCCGGGCCTCAACCACCTGGCCTTCCACGCCGGTCCACCGGCCGCCGTCGACCGCCTGACCGCCGCCGCCCCGGCGCACGGCTGGGCGCTGCTCTTCGGCGACCGGCACCCGCACGCCGGCGGCCCGGACAGCTACGCCGCCTATCTCACCGACAACCAGGGGTACGAGGTCGAACTGGTTGCCGAGACCGGCTGA